CTTCCCACTCTGACAAGAAACTAGGTTTTCCATCATTACTTTCGGTTACTGCCTTGCTGATTTCTGCGTAAGCTTTCGAATCTCCGCATCTCTCGAAGAGAAGAATTTTGGATAGCACGGCCTCATCTACAGTTACCCCCTGAGATTTCGCCATGGCCATTCTGATTGATAATGCATTAAGGAATCGTTTGATCAGACGCGGATTTCCCGAAATGCCGTTTGCTCCGGTCATTATTGGAGCGAGTCTATCCGCAGTACTCAATTGCGAAATGAGAGCGTCAGGCAAATCTCCTTTTATATCCTTAACAAATTTGACATCGACCCTTTTCCCCTGCCATGTTTTGGTAAGTTGCGAACAAATCCTCTCCCTTAAATTATTTTTGTCTTTATCATCAATATCACTATTTTCTATGTACAAGAGCATCATATAGGCCCTGACTTCCTGAGTTCCTAACCTTGGAACCCGTATTGGAACCTGTATCAGCTTATCGAAATAATTGGTAACTAGGTCGTCTTCCACACCCTTGAAATGCCGCTTGACTGCATGTTTAATCATTTGATCATCAGCAGCTATTACAAATGCAGTGTGTTTTAAAAACAGCAAAAGGCGGATCGCTTCGAGAGTGGATATTGTTGTTTCAGGCAAGCATCGATCCAGATCATCAATAAGTACGACTAGTGTTATACCTAATTCCTGCAAGGTTTCTTCAAAGCTTCTGCGCAGTGCCTCAATTTGCTTTGGTGGAGTTTTCTCTTTTGGAGGAAGTATCAAACCGCTCGCTTTCTCTGATGTTTTGTGAACAGTTGTTTCGACTGCATCCACATCATCTTGACTGATATTTCCATCCGCAACTGCGCCCACAGTGTCGGCAACTTCCTTAAGAAGGCCGACAGGTGGCAATCCCAATGCAAGCGCTGCCAGCGAGGTCGCGGAAACCTTGATTGCTCGGAACCAATTGACTCTCTCCATGAGGTCCCGCGCCTTTCCAAGTCCAGTTTTTCTTTTCTCGGCCTCATCCAGCAGTGTGGTTGCTATAACTTCTATGAGAGCAGCTCTGGCATCATCATAGCCTTGGTATAGCCACGCATTAAATTCAACAAAAACATATTTTTCATCTTTTTCACTAACGCTTCTGGCTTTTTCGATATCATCCAACTCTTTCCTGACAAGCTTGATCATCGAAGATTTTCCAACGCCCCAAGCACCTGAGATACCTATGGAAACAGGTCGATCTTTTGCCTGCTCAACGATCTGCGCAACAGTTTTCGCCACACTGCCGAAATTAATAAAATCCTGATCTGTTTCGTTATCGGTCCACATAAATTCTATCTCTACTCATTTAAAGGAGTAATCTTTCAAAAATTCTGAATAGTTAATCTGTAAAGACAAATCTAATCCCGTTCAATTATTATGGTGGTGATATACCTTTTCTCTAAACGGAAATATCGAAGACGAATGTCCGCTTTGGGTCGAAAGCCGCCTTTCCACCTAAAAACATCATGCATTCAAACCTTCAAAAACACGGCCCCTTGCAAGCACTCCAATTCACTCTTATGGAGCCGAACTTTTTCTCCAAGGTTTTTTTATGTTTTATACCGGATCATTGCCGTCCCGCTAACTATGAAAACATGGATTTGGTGTTTGTTACTGCGACCGTCGCCAGCATGGATGCTGGCGCAGAGCTTACACGGATGTACTTGCAGCGTGTCGCAGTGGCAAATTCCGAATTCATGTCTGCGCATTATTTTTAAGCCTCGGGCCCAATAAAACAAGAGGATAGCGAGTGCTGGCGTTTTAGTTTATGGGACAGTACTGATACCGGATGTCTTTTTCAGTATTCTCCAACCACACCCGGCCCCATACACCATTTTTAGTTTTAGCAAACCCAAAAACTCCCCGGAACCAATTATTAATACTCAGCCGTTTTCCAACCGTGCTTCACTCGAACATCAACATAACGCTGAAAAAAGACATTGAGGTGATCCTCAAAAAACATCCCCCTTCCCTCACCATTAAAAAACTCACTGTATTCAAGCCATGCTGAAACTTCTTTCTGGTAAAGGTCGCGCTATGCCAGCCAAGCAACCCTCAGAAAAGTTGTGGTTTCTACACAATCCTACTCTTTAAAGTAGTCGCTTAAAACATTCTATGTGGACGGTTTTCGCGCTTGGGTGGCGCAAAAGGCATTTAAAGTGTCAATCAAAAAACTGGTACGCCTTCGTTTTTTGGAATCTTATAAATTGTGGCTTTCTCTTTTAACCCATTTCGATTAGCAACCCCACACGCCACCCCCAAAACCCACGCGCCACACAAAGCCCAAATGACACTTTTATGACAAATACCCGTCACCCAAAACCACATCCCACTTGTCTCTGTGGCCTCAGTCGCTAGTATCCCCACCGTCCGTAAGGACTGTAGTGGCGGGCAGGCGGTAAGGATGCCCGCCGTAGTAAAACTTATAAAAGGAAAAGGACTATGTCTGATCAAAGTGATTTTGAAACCTTATTACCCACCCTTCAGGCCATTGAGGCCAGCGACATCAAAACCTGCCCCATGCCCATTGGTCTGTATGCCCAGGAAGCCGAGAATTTGTTCCATTGGGCGAACCAGGATCGGGAACTGCTGTTAGGCGCCGGGCTGGATGGCAATCTTCTGGATGAGTTGCCGATGCGGGTGGGAGCCCTGCGGGAAGCAGAGGCACGCTGGCAGTTGGAGTTTCGTACCCGTAAGGAGGCGAGCGAGCGTTGGGCCAGGGAGAGCCCCGAAGCTTATCAATTGCGGGATAATCTGTTGCGCAGTTTTCGCTACGCCTTTCGCAAGCATGAGGATTTATTGCAGAAGGTGGCATTGGTGGCCGAGGGGGAAGGCCATGCGGATATGATTCAGGATCTATCCACCCTGGTCGTGCTCGGCCGCGCCCAGAGCGAATTATTGGCGGGTATTCATTTCGATATGGCGCTGCTGGATACCGCAGCACAAACCGTCGATGAACTGGCAACGCTGTTGGCCGCCGCCAATGGCGAGAAACTGGGTGATAACGACGGCCGCGCCCTGCGCGACCAGGCCTACACGTTTTTGCACGAAGCCGTGGAAGAGATACGTGCCTGCGGCAAGTATGTGTTCTTCGATAACGACGCTCGCAGTCGTGGCTACACCAGCGCCGTTTACCGCTATCGCAATCGCGCGGGTAGCAAAAGCAAAACGGACACGGTGGAAGTGGCAGAGGCCCCCGCAGAAATCTGATTGGCAAATCGACGAATACCCAAGCCCACCACTCGGTGGGCTTTTTTGTGTCTCACAATGGGCAATGCCAGCAGCGCCAGGCCTACCCCCCTCCCCCTTCTAAGCACCTTCTGAACGGCGCCGACGGCCGTGTTGTGGCGATTATCGCCAGGCTAACGCGCTATGGAGCCGGAGCGTTATTAACTTGGCAATGAAAATTGCGAAGTTAATAAGCGGTGCAGGGAAGCACCGCCATTGCCTGGAGGGCGAGCCCTTGAAATATCAGAAAATTCACACATTTACGCCAATATTTCGAGGGCGCGCAATTCAATAGATAGGATCATCTATTTAATTGCCGGGTTAACAGTGTGCGGATGGCCGACTGTGAGGTGATGGCCGTTGCAGGGTGTGTGAGTGCGGTTTTCGGCGAGGTCGGGATGCGGTTCCGGGAGGTCAGGACGCCGTTTCCGGAGCGCGGGTATGGCTGCCGGGCATGTCAGGACGGGTGCCGGCAAGGTCAGGACGCCGTTTCCGCAGCGCGGGTATGGCTGCCGGGCCTGTCAGGACGGGTGCCGGCAAGGTCAGGACGCCGTTTTTGGAGCGCGGGTATGGCTGCCGGGCATGTCAGGACGGGTGCCGGCGAGGTCAGGACACCGTTTTCGGAGCGCGGGTATGGGTGCCGGCAAGGTCAGGACGCCGTTTTCGCAGCGCGGGTATGACTGCCGGGCATGTCAGGAGGGGTGCCGGCGAGGTCAGGACGGGTGCCGGAGGGGTCAAGGCGGCTTTGCCGCCTATCAGGGCCGTGGGCAAATCCTGTCGATCTGGGTGCAGGCCGATACACCTCAAGCGTGTAACCCTCAAAAAAACTAGGAGCTGATATCGATAACCACGCGGCGATTGCGAAGCCTCCCCTCAGCAGTGTTGTTATCGGCAATGGGCTGCATTTCGCCAAACCCGATTACCCGGTAATTCTCAACAGGAACCCCCAGGTGCGTTTGCATATAGTCGGCCACAGCCTGAGCGCGAGCTTCTGACAGCGATTGGTTTACCGATTCCTTGCCGGTCCAGTCGGTGTGCCCTGCAACGGTTATCACCAGCGAGTTACCATAAACGGCTATTTTCTCGACCAACGCATCCAGCCGCTGAGTGTGTTCAGCGAGCAATTCTGAGGAACCCGACGCGAACTGGACATCCAGTGTCAGACTTTCCAGCATCGCACACCCTTGTGAGTTTACGCTTGCACCCGCTGCGCTATTGGGGCATTGGTCCATTTCATCCACGACACCATCTTTATCGGAATCCGCAGGAGCTACGGGGGCCACTGTAACCGGAGTCGTCGCTGTTTCAGTAATTTTACGCGGTGTTTTGGCACTGCTGCTGCCCAAATAGCGCGCAATCGCAAAAGTGGCTGCCTGGGCATCCTTATCAAAAGTTTCCACGGTAAAACGCGCAAACCACTTTTCATGGAACTGCCATTGAACACCGGCACCAGCGGTGACCTGGGTCGTTTTGTTTTGTTCGGAATAGGCGGTCGAACTGGTGTCGAGCGTTTGCAGACCCAGCTTCACGAAAGCATTCCACTCGCTGCTGTACGGACGCAACCAGTAACCTCCACTCACCCCGAGAATAGCGTAATCAATACTGGGTCTTTCAGTGATATTCGGATTAAGGCTGGCCAGGCGAGCCTCGCCCAGATCCAGGTAACTCAGCTCGGCGAACACCTGGTCACTCAACCTTAGCCCGGCGAATACCCCCACGGCGCGGTCGCGACCATCGGAAAGACGCCAACTGCTATCGGAATTGGGCTCGGGTTCCAGCTTGGAGGCACCCAAACTTGCCCCCAGATACCAACAGCCCGGTTGAGCGTAGGCGCTGGAATAATCACAGCTCTCAGCATAAACCCGGCTCAGCGGGGCCATCAGAATCGCCACTGCCAGCAAGTTGCGACCCAGTCGCAACCGCGCAGCCAGAAGCCACAACAACGCCAACAAATACAGGGCATTAAAAGCACCACCACCACCATTGATACCCGTATCTACACCGCTATCAGTCTGCAGGCGATCAATAATGCCATCGCCGTTATAGTCAGCGTTTTCGAGCCCATCGGGGACACCGTCATTATCGCTGTCAGTGTCCCGATAATCGGGGAGCCCGTCATTATCGAAATCCAGTGTTTTCATGACACGGTCATCAATACCATCACCATCGCGATCGGAGCCACCTGTCGTGTCGACATCGACCGCATCATCAATGCCATCACCGTCAGAATCATTACCGCTTAATCCAACCAGCAACTGCTCCTCACTATCGGGAATGCCGTCGTTATCACTGTCCGCATCGAGATAATCGGGAATGCCATCGGCGTCGGTGTCCGGCTCGGTGTAGTTATCGTCGATACCATCGTTGTTATTATCCAGGCCTCCTGTAGCATCCACATCATAGGCATCGTCGATACCATCCAGATCTGTATCAAGCCCCAGGGGAATTGGACGATCGCTCTCAAACATATCCGGCAGGCCATCGTTATCGCTGTCGCGGTCGAGAGCATCCATTAAACCGTCACCATCGGAATCACCAGTACCTTCCACGCTGTCGGCAATGCCATCGTTGTCCTGGTCCTGGTCCAGCCCGGCGGGGACATTGTCATTGTCACTGTCTTCCCGGGTACCGAAACTTCCCGGCTGCTGGTCGAGCAGATTATGGATACCGTCTGCATCGTCATCCACGATTGTATCAATGCGACCATCGCCGTCCTCATCGAGCACGTGAGCCGCGTTGCCATCTATATCGTTAATACCATCGTTGTCACTGTCGAGGTCGCGGAAGTCGTAAATGCCATCACCATCCGAATCCATGGGGGCAGCGTCGACCAAGCTCTGGTCATCCACCTGGCCATTGCGATCAAGATCAGGATAGCCGGCTTCATCGACATCGAGGATGCCATCATTGTCGGCATCCAGATCGTAGAGATCGGCGATACCATCTGCATCACTGTCGAGCAACACAGCGGCGTCATCAATACCGTCGCCATCAGAGTCGCTGCCACCGGTTGTATCCACGTCGTAACTGTCATCGATACCATCGTTATCACTGTCGACGCCGCTCACACCCGCTTCAATGCGGTCGCTGATACCATCATTGTCACTATCGGTATCCAGATAATCCGGTATGCCATCGCGATCTGTGTCAGGTTCGATGATACGGGCGTCATCCAGTCCATCGTTATCGGCGTCCCAGCCGCCGGTCTGATCCGCATCGAACCTGTCATCTATGCCATCGGCATCGCTGTCGCTGCCACCGGTATTGTCCGCGTCATAGACGTCTGCAATACCATCGCCATCACTGTCGGGCAATGTTTTTGAAGATTCCAACTTGTCTGGCACGCCATCACCGTCGGAATCCGGATCGAGCATATCGGGCACACCATCGTCATCACTGTCTCGCAACGCAACAGTGTCATCAATGCCGTCTTCATCCAGATCCACACCACCGGTCTGGTCCACATCAAAGCGGTCGTCAATACCGTCACCGTCTGTATCTGAGCCGGTGATGCCAGACTCACGGCTGTCCAGTAATCCGTCGTTATCACTATCGGGATCGAGGAAGTCAGGAATACCATCACCATCGGTGTCGCCGGTGCCTTCAATAATGTCAGGAATGCCATCGCGGTCTTCATCCAGGCTGCTGTCCAAACGGTCCGGGATACCATCGCCATCGCTGTCACCCGTGCCTTCCTGCTCATCGCTGAGACCGTCGTTGTCGCTGTCCGGGTCGAGGTAATCAGGGATACCGTCGTTGTCGCTGTCTGCAGCACCTTCTTCGCTGTCGGGAATACCGTCATTATCAGAATCGCTATCGCGGTTGTCAGGAATCCCGTCACCATCGCTGTCTGACTCGCCTTCTACAGCATCGGGGATACCATCGCCATCCGTATCACTGTCATCCGTATCGGCAACCTGATCACCGTCCAGGTCTTCCTGTACATTGATAGTCACATTCGCAATGGCTGAATTGAGATCGCCATCGTTGGCCCGGAAAGTGAAGCTGTCCAGACCGATATAGTCGCTCGACGGCGTGTAGATAAGGTTAGGTGCGTTACCGGTGAGAGAGCCGTGAGCCGGTGCGGTAACAACGCTGAACGTCAGGATGTTGCCGTCACTGTCCGAGCCACTCAAAGTGATTGCTACTGACACATTTTCCACAGCAACGAGCGATTGCGCGTTAGCAACAGGCGCGGTGTTATCGTTACTGACCACAATGCTGAACGCTGGCAGGCTGCTGAAGCCACCTTTACCGTCACTTACCGAAATCACAATGCCGGCGTAGGAACTCGCATCGCCATCCTGCGGTGTGCCAGTAAGTGCCCCTGTTGCTGTATTGAAGCTGGCCCATGAAGGCTTATTGGTAATGCTGAATTGCAGCGTATCATCGCTGTCGGGATCGGTGACTAGCGGCGTAAAGCTGTAGGGTGACATCTCGACGGCACTGGATGCGGGAACACCTGAAAGACTGGGAGCCCGGTTAGTGTTGCTCACCGTTATCGTAAACGCCGCGAGACTGTCGCTGCCGCCTTCGCCATCGGAGACTGTAATCACAATACCCGGGTAACTCCCGGCGTCGTTGTAACCCGGTGTTCCAGAAAGGCCACCTGTGCTGGTGTTAAAGCTGGCCCACGAGGGCTTATTCGCAATACTGTAGCTGAGTACCGCTGCCGAATCGGGGTCGTTGGCAACGGGCACAAAGCTGTAACCGCTGGCTTCTGCGACACTACTCTGCGGTACACCACTGATACTGGGTGCACGGTTTGTGTTGCTCACGGTAATATCAAAAGCCGTCAGACTGTCACTGCCACCCTGACCATCAGACACGCTGATAACAATGCCGCTGTAGCTGCCTGCGTCGTCGTAACCCGGGGTACCGGTGAGCGCACCGCTGACGGTATTGAAACTTGCCCAGGCGGGTTTGTTAGTAATAGTGAAACTCAGCAGGCTACCCGAGTCCGCATCCGAGGCGCCAGGGGTGAAACTGTAAGCACTGTTCTCGGCGACGCTGCCAACAGGTGTTCCCGAGATCACCGGTGCGCGATTGGTGTTGCTCACGGTAATATCAAAAGCGGTGAGGCTGTCACTACCACCCTGACCATCAGACACGCTGATAACAATGCCGCTGTAACTGCCTGCGTCGTCGTAAC
The DNA window shown above is from Alteromonadaceae bacterium 2753L.S.0a.02 and carries:
- a CDS encoding outer membrane protein OmpA-like peptidoglycan-associated protein, producing MFAKNWVASGVLVVWSLMMSATALANAEKSTFVVIDPAVTDWQEMVAALPESVETLVLSDNQEPFGQILEALQSSDASYGALHVISHASAGVLNLANHEVSLANIREVQPLMQQMASHFAETADLVFYGCDLAADEQGRELLAIIAESTQLDILASTDKTGSTQLGGDWDFEYSLGETESRMLFARAFAENYSAVLSHFRGGSITWRAVALDGDSQYNDVEITIKTAWRYNSISAPSLQATPTLTLTKTTDVTDYINGDASGADYALRTATYTAKDLDPDTSYLVYDTNCCRISNLQNNADGDWKIQTNIYMSGGNLAPKIDLPIIYEVPMLESDGVTVLESYSFGIGSTDPNADKIRFRLANLDELGGGASTNPEGFSIDGNTGYVTWNNSGSLSPGLYSAGIVVEDVDSGGNVKSKSHADFILELINKPAVAYTPSANIPESRNIIVEKGETFDFSITGVAVDVSSLGDIQGSLTETSEGAFTFDPGAVGSGLDPGTYPITFEIYDTSGASTKSYLILNFIVPDPNAPKIINIEGDTTVYSDTSSPRVDVDQDAVVSDLDNAGDPVNDLNNGYIRFNVSFTDGQYEVLDLESVGDAAGEIRRDGYEVFYEGSKIADIDPFEDGVGNALRLDFGTASLEAVQAVVRSLTYTDTFVLRTVSKRNLSLYIEDADGLARNYSLYIDVEDHPSKPANGSPVEVTNVLSLDNGDTVTISSDNISFADADHAAADLAISVTGLSNGQFELAASPGTPISSFTQEQVNQGQLQFVHDGSGSAPAYSLTVSDGTNTLGPNAAAISFSNSGSDAVSVYENSRGVSMVTSDNVTGTASYAITGSAADNSLFSVNASSGSLSFDSAPDFESPADANGDNIYEVEVTVTGSTSGTDVRAITVSLLNINEAPSISGSPATTVAEMASYNFTPGVIDPETASLSFSIVNKPAWASFNSSTGELSGTPDYTNAGSYTNIVISVDDGGNSVSLPAFAITVTDVNAPPTISGTPQTTVAENGSYSFTPTGSDIDSGEVLTYSILNKPDWAAFDTATGALSGSPGYDDAGSYSGIVISLADDDLASDSLAAFTITVTNSNRAPAISGTPAVVDAENNPYSFVPTASDPDSADILSYSIINKPDWASFDTATGALTGTPGYDDAGSYSGIVISVSDGQGGSDSLTAFDITVSNTNRAPVISGTPVGSVAENSAYSFTPGASDADSGSLLSFTITNKPAWASFNTVSGALTGTPGYDDAGSYSGIVISVSDGQGGSDSLTAFDITVSNTNRAPSISGVPQSSVAEASGYSFVPVANDPDSAAVLSYSIANKPSWASFNTSTGGLSGTPGYNDAGSYPGIVITVSDGEGGSDSLAAFTITVSNTNRAPSLSGVPASSAVEMSPYSFTPLVTDPDSDDTLQFSITNKPSWASFNTATGALTGTPQDGDASSYAGIVISVSDGKGGFSSLPAFSIVVSNDNTAPVANAQSLVAVENVSVAITLSGSDSDGNILTFSVVTAPAHGSLTGNAPNLIYTPSSDYIGLDSFTFRANDGDLNSAIANVTINVQEDLDGDQVADTDDSDTDGDGIPDAVEGESDSDGDGIPDNRDSDSDNDGIPDSEEGAADSDNDGIPDYLDPDSDNDGLSDEQEGTGDSDGDGIPDRLDSSLDEDRDGIPDIIEGTGDTDGDGIPDFLDPDSDNDGLLDSRESGITGSDTDGDGIDDRFDVDQTGGVDLDEDGIDDTVALRDSDDDGVPDMLDPDSDGDGVPDKLESSKTLPDSDGDGIADVYDADNTGGSDSDADGIDDRFDADQTGGWDADNDGLDDARIIEPDTDRDGIPDYLDTDSDNDGISDRIEAGVSGVDSDNDGIDDSYDVDTTGGSDSDGDGIDDAAVLLDSDADGIADLYDLDADNDGILDVDEAGYPDLDRNGQVDDQSLVDAAPMDSDGDGIYDFRDLDSDNDGINDIDGNAAHVLDEDGDGRIDTIVDDDADGIHNLLDQQPGSFGTREDSDNDNVPAGLDQDQDNDGIADSVEGTGDSDGDGLMDALDRDSDNDGLPDMFESDRPIPLGLDTDLDGIDDAYDVDATGGLDNNNDGIDDNYTEPDTDADGIPDYLDADSDNDGIPDSEEQLLVGLSGNDSDGDGIDDAVDVDTTGGSDRDGDGIDDRVMKTLDFDNDGLPDYRDTDSDNDGVPDGLENADYNGDGIIDRLQTDSGVDTGINGGGGAFNALYLLALLWLLAARLRLGRNLLAVAILMAPLSRVYAESCDYSSAYAQPGCWYLGASLGASKLEPEPNSDSSWRLSDGRDRAVGVFAGLRLSDQVFAELSYLDLGEARLASLNPNITERPSIDYAILGVSGGYWLRPYSSEWNAFVKLGLQTLDTSSTAYSEQNKTTQVTAGAGVQWQFHEKWFARFTVETFDKDAQAATFAIARYLGSSSAKTPRKITETATTPVTVAPVAPADSDKDGVVDEMDQCPNSAAGASVNSQGCAMLESLTLDVQFASGSSELLAEHTQRLDALVEKIAVYGNSLVITVAGHTDWTGKESVNQSLSEARAQAVADYMQTHLGVPVENYRVIGFGEMQPIADNNTAEGRLRNRRVVIDISS
- a CDS encoding putative KAP-like P-loop ATPase, which produces MWTDNETDQDFINFGSVAKTVAQIVEQAKDRPVSIGISGAWGVGKSSMIKLVRKELDDIEKARSVSEKDEKYVFVEFNAWLYQGYDDARAALIEVIATTLLDEAEKRKTGLGKARDLMERVNWFRAIKVSATSLAALALGLPPVGLLKEVADTVGAVADGNISQDDVDAVETTVHKTSEKASGLILPPKEKTPPKQIEALRRSFEETLQELGITLVVLIDDLDRCLPETTISTLEAIRLLLFLKHTAFVIAADDQMIKHAVKRHFKGVEDDLVTNYFDKLIQVPIRVPRLGTQEVRAYMMLLYIENSDIDDKDKNNLRERICSQLTKTWQGKRVDVKFVKDIKGDLPDALISQLSTADRLAPIMTGANGISGNPRLIKRFLNALSIRMAMAKSQGVTVDEAVLSKILLFERCGDSKAYAEISKAVTESNDGKPSFLSEWEEKLSKGQDLKLEPQWNDPFTLDWLKLSPSLGDQDLRGALYVSREHAPLITPEDRLSAEAAELLQALLEHPDMAASMNDKLRLIQKAELSVIMDRLLSKANQEQEWGTPPILDACMLIASSDAHQAQRLSVFLKERPASQIKPSIIPKIDGEEWSKTILSSWANNDEITQPVKKAIAARRKNGNVAI